From a region of the Chlorocebus sabaeus isolate Y175 chromosome 23, mChlSab1.0.hap1, whole genome shotgun sequence genome:
- the BTNL9 gene encoding butyrophilin-like protein 9 isoform X1: protein MVDFPVSLDSLKPVSLTRSLVFLMHLLLLQPGEPNSEVKVLGPEYPVLALVGEEVEFPCHLWPQLDAQHMEIRWFWNHTSDVVHLYQEQQELPGRQMEAFRNRTKLVKDYIAYGSVILQLHSIVPSDEGTYGCRFLSNNFSGEALWELEVAGLGSDPHLSLEGFKEGGIQLRLRSSGWYPKPKAQWRDHQGQCLPPEFEAIVWDAQGLFSLETSVVVREGAFSNVSLSIQNLLLNQKKEFVVQIAGVFSPGASPWKGALVGALAALLAVLAALALGFLRLRRRCQEKLKKEAQKREGKLTAELEKLQKELDWRRTEGQAEWRAAQKYAVDVTLDAASAHPSLEVSEDGKSVSSRRAPPDPVPSDPQRFSEQTCALSLQRFSAGRHYWEVHVGRRSRWFLGACLAAVPRAGPVRLSPATGYWVLGLWNGCEYFVLAPHRVALPLRVPPRRLGVFLDCEAGQLSFFNVSDGSHIFTFHDTFSGALCAYFRPRAHDGGERPDPLTICPLRVRTRVPEENDSDTWLQPYEPADAAPDWW from the exons ATGGTGGATTTCCCAGTCTCCCTGGACTCCTTGAAGCCAGTATCTCTGACCAGAAGTCTAGTCTTCCTCAtgcacctcctcctccttcagcctggGGAGCCGAACTCAG AGGTCAAGGTGCTAGGCCCTGAGTATCCCGTCCTGGCCCTCGTCGGGGAGGAGGTGGAGTTCCCGTGCCACCTATGGCCACAGCTGGATGCCCAGCACATGGAGATCCGCTGGTTCTGGAACCACACCTCAGACGTGGTGCACCTGTACCAGGAGCAGCAGGAGCTCCCTGGCAGGCAGATGGAGGCATTCCGGAACAGGACCAAGTTGGTCAAGGACTACATCGCCTACGGCAGTGTGATCCTGCAGCTTCACAGCATCGTCCCCTCCGACGAGGGCACATATGGCTGCCGCTTCCTCTCTAACAACTTCTCTGGCGAAGCTCTCTGGGAACTGGAGGTAGCAG ggCTGGGCTCAGACCCTCACCTCTCCCTTGAGGGCTTCAAGGAAGGAGGCATTCAGCTGAGGCTGAGATCCAGTGGCTGGTACCCCAAGCCTAAGGCTCAGTGGAGAGACCACCAGGGACAGTGCCTGCCTCCAGAGTTTGAAGCCATCGTCTGGGATGCCCAGGGCCTGTTCAGTCTGGAAACATCCGTGGTTGTCCGAGAGGGAGCCTTCAGCAATGTGTCCCTCTCCATCCAGAATCTCCTCTTGAACCAGAAGAAAGAGTTCGTGGTCCAGATAGCAG GCGTGTTTTCTCCCGGAGCCTCTCCGTGGAAGGGCGCTTTGGTCGGGGCCCTGGCGGCGCTGCTGGCGGTCCTCGCGGCGCTGGCGCTGGGCTTCCTCCGGCTGCGGCGGCGATGCCAAG AAAAGCTGAAGAAGGAGGCGCAGAAGAGAGAAG ggaAACTCACTGCAGAGCTGG AGAAGCTTCAGAAAGAGCTTG ACTGGAGACGGACTGAAGGCCAGGCTG AGTGGAGAGCAGCCCAAAAATACGCAG TGGACGTGACTCTGGATGCGGCCTCCGCGCACCCCAGCCTGGAAGTGTCCGAGGATGGCAAGAGCGTGTCTTCCCGCCGGGCGCCCCCAGACCCGGTGCCGAGCGACCCGCAGCGGTTCTCGGAGCAGACGTGCGCGCTGAGCCTGCAGCGGTTCTCCGCGGGCCGCCACTACTGGGAGGTGCACGTGGGCCGCCGCAGCCGCTGGTTCCTGGGCGCCTGCCTGGCCGCGGTGCCGCGCGCGGGGCCCGTGCGCCTGAGCCCGGCGACCGGCTACTGGGTGCTGGGGCTGTGGAACGGCTGCGAGTACTTCGTCCTGGCCCCGCACCGCGTGGCGCTCCCCCTGCGCGTGCCTCCGCGGCGCCTGGGCGTCTTCCTGGACTGCGAGGCGGGACAGCTGTCCTTCTTCAACGTGTCCGACGGCTCCCACATCTTCACCTTCCACGACACCTTCTCGGGCGCGCTGTGTGCCTACTTCAGGCCCCGGGCCCACGACGGCGGCGAACGTCCGGATCCCCTGACCATCTGCCCGCTGCGGGTTCGGACGCGCGTCCCCGAAGAGAACGACAGTGACACGTGGCTGCAGCCCTACGAGCCCGCGGACGCCGCGCCGGACTGGTGGTGA
- the BTNL9 gene encoding butyrophilin-like protein 9 isoform X2 yields MEIRWFWNHTSDVVHLYQEQQELPGRQMEAFRNRTKLVKDYIAYGSVILQLHSIVPSDEGTYGCRFLSNNFSGEALWELEVAGLGSDPHLSLEGFKEGGIQLRLRSSGWYPKPKAQWRDHQGQCLPPEFEAIVWDAQGLFSLETSVVVREGAFSNVSLSIQNLLLNQKKEFVVQIAGVFSPGASPWKGALVGALAALLAVLAALALGFLRLRRRCQEKLKKEAQKREGKLTAELEKLQKELDWRRTEGQAEWRAAQKYAVDVTLDAASAHPSLEVSEDGKSVSSRRAPPDPVPSDPQRFSEQTCALSLQRFSAGRHYWEVHVGRRSRWFLGACLAAVPRAGPVRLSPATGYWVLGLWNGCEYFVLAPHRVALPLRVPPRRLGVFLDCEAGQLSFFNVSDGSHIFTFHDTFSGALCAYFRPRAHDGGERPDPLTICPLRVRTRVPEENDSDTWLQPYEPADAAPDWW; encoded by the exons ATGGAGATCCGCTGGTTCTGGAACCACACCTCAGACGTGGTGCACCTGTACCAGGAGCAGCAGGAGCTCCCTGGCAGGCAGATGGAGGCATTCCGGAACAGGACCAAGTTGGTCAAGGACTACATCGCCTACGGCAGTGTGATCCTGCAGCTTCACAGCATCGTCCCCTCCGACGAGGGCACATATGGCTGCCGCTTCCTCTCTAACAACTTCTCTGGCGAAGCTCTCTGGGAACTGGAGGTAGCAG ggCTGGGCTCAGACCCTCACCTCTCCCTTGAGGGCTTCAAGGAAGGAGGCATTCAGCTGAGGCTGAGATCCAGTGGCTGGTACCCCAAGCCTAAGGCTCAGTGGAGAGACCACCAGGGACAGTGCCTGCCTCCAGAGTTTGAAGCCATCGTCTGGGATGCCCAGGGCCTGTTCAGTCTGGAAACATCCGTGGTTGTCCGAGAGGGAGCCTTCAGCAATGTGTCCCTCTCCATCCAGAATCTCCTCTTGAACCAGAAGAAAGAGTTCGTGGTCCAGATAGCAG GCGTGTTTTCTCCCGGAGCCTCTCCGTGGAAGGGCGCTTTGGTCGGGGCCCTGGCGGCGCTGCTGGCGGTCCTCGCGGCGCTGGCGCTGGGCTTCCTCCGGCTGCGGCGGCGATGCCAAG AAAAGCTGAAGAAGGAGGCGCAGAAGAGAGAAG ggaAACTCACTGCAGAGCTGG AGAAGCTTCAGAAAGAGCTTG ACTGGAGACGGACTGAAGGCCAGGCTG AGTGGAGAGCAGCCCAAAAATACGCAG TGGACGTGACTCTGGATGCGGCCTCCGCGCACCCCAGCCTGGAAGTGTCCGAGGATGGCAAGAGCGTGTCTTCCCGCCGGGCGCCCCCAGACCCGGTGCCGAGCGACCCGCAGCGGTTCTCGGAGCAGACGTGCGCGCTGAGCCTGCAGCGGTTCTCCGCGGGCCGCCACTACTGGGAGGTGCACGTGGGCCGCCGCAGCCGCTGGTTCCTGGGCGCCTGCCTGGCCGCGGTGCCGCGCGCGGGGCCCGTGCGCCTGAGCCCGGCGACCGGCTACTGGGTGCTGGGGCTGTGGAACGGCTGCGAGTACTTCGTCCTGGCCCCGCACCGCGTGGCGCTCCCCCTGCGCGTGCCTCCGCGGCGCCTGGGCGTCTTCCTGGACTGCGAGGCGGGACAGCTGTCCTTCTTCAACGTGTCCGACGGCTCCCACATCTTCACCTTCCACGACACCTTCTCGGGCGCGCTGTGTGCCTACTTCAGGCCCCGGGCCCACGACGGCGGCGAACGTCCGGATCCCCTGACCATCTGCCCGCTGCGGGTTCGGACGCGCGTCCCCGAAGAGAACGACAGTGACACGTGGCTGCAGCCCTACGAGCCCGCGGACGCCGCGCCGGACTGGTGGTGA
- the BTNL9 gene encoding butyrophilin-like protein 9 isoform X3, whose translation MVDFPVSLDSLKPVSLTRSLVFLMHLLLLQPGEPNSEVKVLGPEYPVLALVGEEVEFPCHLWPQLDAQHMEIRWFWNHTSDVVHLYQEQQELPGRQMEAFRNRTKLVKDYIAYGSVILQLHSIVPSDEGTYGCRFLSNNFSGEALWELEVAGLGSDPHLSLEGFKEGGIQLRLRSSGWYPKPKAQWRDHQGQCLPPEFEAIVWDAQGLFSLETSVVVREGAFSNVSLSIQNLLLNQKKEFVVQIAGVFSPGASPWKGALVGALAALLAVLAALALGFLRLRRRCQEKLKKEAQKREGKLTAELEKLQKELDWRRTEGQAECFILASHPPGEGIQAACNSTTTPNA comes from the exons ATGGTGGATTTCCCAGTCTCCCTGGACTCCTTGAAGCCAGTATCTCTGACCAGAAGTCTAGTCTTCCTCAtgcacctcctcctccttcagcctggGGAGCCGAACTCAG AGGTCAAGGTGCTAGGCCCTGAGTATCCCGTCCTGGCCCTCGTCGGGGAGGAGGTGGAGTTCCCGTGCCACCTATGGCCACAGCTGGATGCCCAGCACATGGAGATCCGCTGGTTCTGGAACCACACCTCAGACGTGGTGCACCTGTACCAGGAGCAGCAGGAGCTCCCTGGCAGGCAGATGGAGGCATTCCGGAACAGGACCAAGTTGGTCAAGGACTACATCGCCTACGGCAGTGTGATCCTGCAGCTTCACAGCATCGTCCCCTCCGACGAGGGCACATATGGCTGCCGCTTCCTCTCTAACAACTTCTCTGGCGAAGCTCTCTGGGAACTGGAGGTAGCAG ggCTGGGCTCAGACCCTCACCTCTCCCTTGAGGGCTTCAAGGAAGGAGGCATTCAGCTGAGGCTGAGATCCAGTGGCTGGTACCCCAAGCCTAAGGCTCAGTGGAGAGACCACCAGGGACAGTGCCTGCCTCCAGAGTTTGAAGCCATCGTCTGGGATGCCCAGGGCCTGTTCAGTCTGGAAACATCCGTGGTTGTCCGAGAGGGAGCCTTCAGCAATGTGTCCCTCTCCATCCAGAATCTCCTCTTGAACCAGAAGAAAGAGTTCGTGGTCCAGATAGCAG GCGTGTTTTCTCCCGGAGCCTCTCCGTGGAAGGGCGCTTTGGTCGGGGCCCTGGCGGCGCTGCTGGCGGTCCTCGCGGCGCTGGCGCTGGGCTTCCTCCGGCTGCGGCGGCGATGCCAAG AAAAGCTGAAGAAGGAGGCGCAGAAGAGAGAAG ggaAACTCACTGCAGAGCTGG AGAAGCTTCAGAAAGAGCTTG ACTGGAGACGGACTGAAGGCCAGGCTG AGTGCTTCATTTTAGCCAGCCACCCTCCCGGGGAAGGTATCCAGGCTGCCTGTAACTCCACAACAACACCGAATGCATAG